In Candidatus Bathyarchaeia archaeon, one DNA window encodes the following:
- a CDS encoding formate--phosphoribosylaminoimidazolecarboxamide ligase family protein gives MINKKIIDKIVGEYDERHIRIGVLGSHSALEIAYGAKQEGFETVVVCQKGREKTYTKYYRNLFDHVLLLDKFADVIREENLEKLRALNTIFVPNRSFSVYVGYENIEKRFTVPIMGNRFMLKTEERNVPRNQYYLLGKAGILTPKVFKSPDEIDRLVIVKVPEKTRTIERAFFYASSPEEFKRKAEERIAKGIISREALEKAVIEEYVIGAKFNANFFWSPLTDELDLLGFDRRIQTDLDGVLDLPAQEQLELGITTQNIEIGHMGVTMRESQLEKVFEAGERFVEICKKEYPPGIIGLFALQGAVTKNLEFYVFDVSPRVPGCPCVEPTSPYMKYKYGMEVGPGRRVAMEVKRAIKEGRLEDIVT, from the coding sequence GTGATCAACAAGAAAATAATCGATAAGATAGTCGGCGAGTATGACGAACGCCACATTAGGATAGGGGTTTTAGGCTCCCACTCGGCGTTGGAAATAGCCTACGGCGCCAAACAAGAGGGATTCGAAACCGTTGTTGTCTGCCAGAAGGGACGGGAGAAAACCTACACAAAATATTATCGAAACCTTTTCGACCACGTGCTTCTGCTGGACAAATTTGCGGATGTGATACGCGAAGAAAACCTTGAAAAGCTTCGCGCCTTAAACACCATCTTCGTGCCAAACCGCTCCTTTTCGGTTTACGTGGGCTACGAGAACATTGAAAAACGTTTCACAGTGCCGATCATGGGAAACCGCTTCATGCTTAAAACTGAGGAGCGGAATGTTCCAAGAAACCAGTACTACCTTCTGGGAAAGGCGGGAATTCTAACCCCAAAAGTTTTCAAGTCGCCGGATGAGATAGATCGCCTTGTCATAGTTAAGGTTCCCGAGAAAACCCGCACAATTGAAAGAGCCTTCTTCTATGCTTCCTCGCCGGAAGAGTTTAAGCGGAAAGCGGAGGAACGCATAGCAAAGGGCATCATAAGCCGAGAAGCCCTTGAAAAAGCCGTCATCGAGGAATACGTGATAGGCGCCAAGTTCAACGCAAACTTTTTCTGGTCACCCCTAACCGACGAGCTTGACCTATTAGGCTTCGACAGGCGAATCCAAACAGACTTAGATGGCGTACTAGACCTTCCAGCCCAAGAACAACTAGAGCTTGGAATAACCACCCAAAACATCGAGATCGGACACATGGGCGTAACCATGCGGGAAAGCCAACTGGAAAAAGTGTTTGAAGCCGGAGAACGATTCGTCGAAATATGTAAAAAAGAGTATCCCCCTGGAATAATAGGGCTTTTTGCACTGCAGGGGGCAGTTACCAAAAACCTTGAATTCTACGTGTTTGACGTAAGCCCCAGAGTGCCCGGATGCCCATGTGTAGAGCCAACCTCGCCATACATGAAGTACAAGTATGGCATGGAGGTTGGACCTGGCAGAAGGGTTGCCATGGAAGTAAAGCGGGCAATTAAAGAGGGCAGACTTGAGGATATAGTCACATGA
- a CDS encoding formate--phosphoribosylaminoimidazolecarboxamide ligase, whose product MITREEISKLIVKYDLKKLTIGTIGSHSALNIFKGAKEEGFRTVCICRESDTIVYKKFPLADELIIVDSFTELLEDRVQERLRRLNTIVVPHGSFTAYLSTEELMDRFYVPMFGNRQLLQWEADREKQAEWLRRAGLRLPKTFKKPEEISGLVIAKLPGAKGGKGYFLANSPEVFHRKVREMIRRGLLKEEDVNHIHLQEYVLGVNVYPHYFSSIIHDDVEFLGVDKRYESTVDAIGRVPAAEQLEIDVSPTYTIVGNIPLTLRESLLPELLRMGDNVQKMAKELAPPGIIGPFCLETVVTDNLEIYTFEISARIVAGTNVGIGTSPYTYLKYGEGMYAGRRIALEIKEALREGRMQDVVA is encoded by the coding sequence ATGATAACCCGGGAAGAGATAAGCAAGCTAATAGTCAAATACGACCTTAAAAAGTTGACGATAGGCACCATAGGCTCTCATTCAGCTTTGAACATTTTCAAGGGCGCCAAAGAGGAGGGCTTCAGAACAGTCTGCATCTGCAGGGAAAGCGACACAATCGTTTATAAAAAGTTCCCTTTAGCAGACGAGCTAATAATAGTGGACAGTTTTACAGAGTTGCTTGAGGATAGGGTGCAGGAAAGGCTTAGAAGGCTTAACACGATTGTAGTGCCTCATGGTTCTTTCACTGCCTACCTAAGCACGGAGGAGCTTATGGACCGTTTCTATGTTCCCATGTTTGGAAACCGCCAACTCCTTCAGTGGGAGGCAGACCGTGAAAAACAGGCGGAGTGGCTTAGAAGAGCCGGGCTTAGGCTTCCCAAAACCTTCAAAAAACCGGAAGAGATAAGCGGCTTAGTTATCGCCAAACTTCCAGGGGCGAAGGGTGGAAAAGGCTATTTTCTGGCGAATTCGCCTGAGGTTTTCCACAGAAAAGTTAGGGAAATGATTCGCCGCGGCTTGCTCAAGGAAGAGGACGTGAATCATATACATCTACAAGAATACGTTTTAGGCGTAAACGTTTACCCCCACTATTTCTCGTCTATAATCCATGACGACGTGGAATTTTTAGGCGTGGACAAACGCTACGAGTCAACGGTGGACGCCATTGGAAGGGTGCCAGCGGCTGAACAGCTTGAGATAGATGTAAGCCCAACCTACACTATTGTTGGAAACATCCCCCTAACCCTCCGCGAGTCGCTTTTGCCCGAACTCTTAAGAATGGGTGACAACGTTCAGAAAATGGCCAAAGAGCTTGCTCCACCAGGCATAATTGGTCCATTCTGCTTGGAAACCGTCGTCACCGATAACTTGGAGATTTACACCTTTGAAATTTCCGCGCGGATCGTCGCCGGCACAAACGTGGGCATAGGCACCTCACCGTACACCTATCTCAAGTATGGCGAGGGAATGTATGCCGGTAGAAGAATAGCCCTAGAGATAAAGGAAGCCCTAAGGGAAGGGCGTATGCAGGACGTGGTGGCGTAG
- a CDS encoding RIO1 family regulatory kinase/ATPase, whose protein sequence is MQKRLEELRRLGISAIEFCGEKQVLSLCVLGKGCVGLVVKAYRADGEAVALKVRRVDADRAMMLHEAEMLRVANSVNVGPKLLDVSKNFLVMQFVEGDLLPKWLDKCRGKMRLRRVLRDILEQCWRLDRVGLDHGELSHAPKHIIVDAREKPFIVDFETASLNRKPSNVTSIAQFLFISGAVAEKVSQKLGGKEKSTIIEALRRYKAEGGRRNFEEILRVCDV, encoded by the coding sequence TTGCAGAAACGATTAGAGGAACTTAGGAGGCTTGGCATTTCAGCCATAGAATTCTGTGGGGAGAAACAGGTTTTAAGTCTTTGTGTTTTGGGGAAGGGGTGTGTGGGTTTGGTGGTGAAGGCCTATAGGGCGGATGGTGAGGCTGTTGCCTTGAAGGTTAGGCGGGTTGACGCCGACCGCGCTATGATGCTGCATGAAGCCGAAATGCTTAGGGTGGCTAATTCCGTCAATGTTGGTCCGAAGCTTTTGGATGTTAGCAAAAACTTCTTGGTTATGCAGTTTGTTGAGGGGGATCTGCTCCCAAAATGGCTGGATAAGTGTAGAGGCAAGATGCGCTTGAGAAGGGTTTTGAGGGATATCCTTGAACAGTGTTGGCGCCTCGACAGGGTGGGTTTGGATCATGGCGAGTTGAGCCATGCTCCAAAACACATTATTGTGGATGCCCGCGAAAAGCCTTTCATCGTGGACTTTGAAACTGCAAGCCTAAACCGTAAACCGTCCAATGTCACCTCAATTGCACAGTTCCTTTTCATAAGCGGTGCAGTAGCCGAAAAAGTAAGCCAAAAACTTGGCGGTAAAGAAAAGAGCACCATCATAGAGGCGTTGAGGCGTTATAAGGCTGAGGGAGGCCGCCGAAACTTCGAGGAAATCCTGAGGGTTTGCGATGTCTAA
- a CDS encoding elongation factor EF-2, which translates to MGRYRQIEEIIKLMTQTERIRNTSIIAHVDHGKTTLSDNLLAAAGIISEQVAGQKLFLDSWELEQKRQMTVFASNISLVHTYKGVDYLINLIDTPGHIDFSGNVTRSLRAVDGALVVVDAVEGPMTQTETVLMQALRERVKPILFINKVDRLIRELKLSPEEIQKRFAKIITRINTIIEKYAPPEHKKDWQVKVEDGRVAFGSALHKWGLNLPYMKAKGITFKEIIDAYTGEPEEIGRKVEALSKRIPLYEPILDMFCEHLPSPLEAQPYRQSQIWPGDPNSPVGKAMAKVDPNGPLLMCVTFIEVDPHSGVVAIGRVFSGTVEKGKVVRLVTSRQKGTIQQVYMSMAADRVIVERIPAGNIAALSGLPSIHVGETIAEESVETVPFEALKYVSDPVVTVAVEPENVKDLPLFDKVIHKITLEDPNLHFKIDKESGQYLLSGMGELHLEVTAYRMQEAGLKVKMSKPIVIYRETISRDYKGPPVMGKSPNKHNRLWVTVEKLPEEVIEAIRTGKINEMQTRDERQKILMKEYGWPAEDARNVIAIEGTNILVNRIKGRQYVEEVLDHIKSGFRDAVNTGVLAKEPMYGIKVNLEDVLIHEDPVHRGPAQILPMTWRPIWGAFLLSEPKLLEPILSFECKVPNDFVSPVISLLQKRRGRILDMINEEDMVIVKAELPVAESFGIADELRSSTQGRAFWATQFSRWAPVPESMQADVVRQIRERKGLPPTPPKPEEFVEEE; encoded by the coding sequence ATGGGACGTTATAGGCAGATAGAGGAAATTATAAAGCTTATGACTCAAACTGAGCGGATAAGGAACACCAGCATAATTGCCCATGTTGATCACGGGAAAACCACTCTTTCAGACAATCTTCTGGCAGCCGCCGGCATCATAAGCGAACAAGTCGCCGGCCAGAAGCTTTTCCTAGACTCTTGGGAGCTTGAACAGAAAAGGCAAATGACGGTTTTCGCCTCCAACATAAGCCTAGTCCACACCTACAAGGGCGTCGACTACCTCATAAACCTCATCGACACACCGGGCCACATAGACTTCAGCGGAAACGTCACCAGAAGCCTAAGAGCCGTGGACGGCGCCTTAGTGGTTGTCGACGCCGTTGAAGGCCCCATGACTCAAACTGAAACGGTTTTGATGCAAGCCCTCCGCGAGAGGGTTAAGCCCATCCTCTTCATCAACAAAGTGGACCGCCTAATACGCGAGTTGAAGCTTTCCCCGGAGGAAATACAGAAGAGGTTTGCGAAAATAATCACGAGGATAAATACCATCATTGAAAAGTATGCGCCTCCAGAGCACAAAAAGGACTGGCAGGTTAAGGTTGAAGATGGACGTGTTGCCTTCGGCTCAGCCCTCCACAAGTGGGGTTTAAACCTACCATACATGAAGGCTAAAGGCATAACCTTCAAAGAAATCATCGACGCCTATACTGGCGAACCAGAAGAGATTGGAAGGAAGGTTGAAGCCCTCAGCAAACGTATACCCCTCTACGAGCCGATTTTAGACATGTTCTGCGAGCACCTCCCAAGCCCGCTTGAGGCCCAACCCTATAGGCAAAGCCAAATCTGGCCAGGTGACCCCAACAGCCCAGTTGGAAAGGCCATGGCTAAAGTCGATCCCAACGGCCCCTTGTTGATGTGCGTCACATTTATTGAAGTTGACCCCCATAGCGGAGTCGTCGCCATAGGTAGAGTTTTCAGCGGCACCGTGGAGAAGGGCAAGGTTGTCCGCCTCGTGACAAGCCGGCAGAAGGGCACGATACAGCAGGTTTACATGAGCATGGCTGCTGACAGGGTTATTGTAGAGCGGATTCCGGCGGGTAACATTGCAGCGCTGTCCGGTTTGCCGTCCATACACGTTGGAGAAACAATAGCCGAGGAGAGTGTCGAAACAGTTCCATTTGAAGCGTTGAAATATGTCTCAGATCCTGTGGTCACAGTGGCTGTTGAACCCGAAAACGTGAAGGATCTTCCGCTATTCGACAAGGTTATCCACAAGATTACGCTTGAAGATCCGAACCTCCACTTTAAGATAGACAAGGAAAGCGGCCAATATCTGCTCAGCGGCATGGGCGAACTTCACTTGGAGGTCACAGCCTACCGAATGCAGGAGGCCGGCCTGAAGGTTAAGATGAGCAAACCCATAGTGATCTACCGTGAAACCATAAGCCGCGACTATAAAGGCCCGCCAGTGATGGGCAAAAGCCCCAACAAGCATAATAGGCTATGGGTAACCGTTGAAAAACTCCCAGAGGAAGTCATAGAGGCCATTAGAACCGGAAAGATTAATGAAATGCAAACCCGCGACGAACGCCAGAAAATCCTCATGAAAGAGTACGGTTGGCCCGCTGAAGACGCCCGCAACGTAATAGCCATTGAAGGCACAAACATTCTAGTCAACAGAATCAAGGGTAGGCAATATGTCGAGGAAGTCTTAGACCACATTAAGTCAGGATTCCGCGACGCCGTCAACACAGGCGTCTTGGCCAAGGAACCCATGTACGGAATCAAAGTAAACCTTGAAGACGTCCTCATCCACGAGGATCCGGTGCACCGTGGACCAGCCCAAATTCTGCCCATGACATGGCGCCCAATCTGGGGAGCATTCCTCCTAAGCGAACCAAAGCTTCTGGAGCCAATTCTCAGCTTTGAATGCAAAGTGCCAAACGACTTCGTCAGCCCAGTCATCTCGCTATTGCAAAAGCGAAGGGGCAGAATCCTCGACATGATAAACGAAGAAGACATGGTAATAGTGAAAGCCGAACTTCCAGTAGCAGAATCCTTCGGAATAGCCGACGAACTCCGCTCTTCAACGCAGGGTCGAGCCTTCTGGGCAACCCAATTCAGCCGATGGGCACCAGTGCCAGAATCCATGCAGGCAGACGTGGTAAGACAAATACGCGAACGCAAAGGACTGCCACCAACACCACCAAAGCCAGAAGAATTCGTCGAAGAAGAATAG
- a CDS encoding elongation factor EF-2 — MPRFRQTSEILKLMHRKESIRNIGIIAHIDHGKTTMTDSLLAEAGLLSPRIAGEARALDYLEEEQKRGITIKTANISLLHEIGGKPYVVNLVDTPGHVDFTGKVTRALRAIDGAVVVVDAVEEVMVQTETVTRQALEERVRPVLFINKVDRLIRELKLTPSEIQDKFMRIIRDFNSLIEVYGEPEFKDKWKVDPQKETVAFGSALHRWGFTLKIAKEKGLKFSDIIEAYGRGEHQKLAELIPLHNAILDMVVKNIPNPVEAQRYRLPRIWRGDLDSEIGRAMLNCDDNGPTVMCITMAQMDPHAGLVATGRLFSGTVKEGDHVYLVGARKDYRIQQVSMYMGAFREVVDRITAGNIAALLGLDLARAGETLVDIAHKDVMVPFERIKYVSEPVITIAVEPKHPKDLPRLVDAMNRLSIEDPNLVTTINKETGEYLLSGMGELHLEIAVKFLRDYGGGLEVITSKPIVVYRESVSGKGAIAMAKSPNKHNRFWVQVEPLEEKVIALIERGEITEDVGRKQIGNILFKEAGWPAEEARNVWAIDEHRNIFIDTTKGVQYLQEAREMIIAGFRWACRAGPLCEEPIRGIKVKLVDAQLHEDPVHRGPAQIMPAIRRAILGSFLTAKPVLLEPVYRIGVSVPAQWVGDCIDIITRKRGKILASEQKGVLTMIEGFIPVAETFGLSAEMRSATSGHAFWQCTFSHWEKVPENIATEVIRQIRERKGLPPETPTPDMFIDRE, encoded by the coding sequence TTGCCGAGGTTTAGGCAGACCAGCGAGATACTTAAGCTCATGCATAGAAAGGAGAGCATCCGCAACATTGGCATAATAGCCCACATAGACCACGGCAAAACCACCATGACGGACTCGCTTTTAGCCGAGGCCGGCCTGCTTTCGCCGAGAATCGCCGGCGAGGCTCGAGCCCTAGATTATCTGGAGGAGGAGCAGAAACGAGGAATCACCATCAAAACGGCGAACATCTCCCTCCTACATGAGATTGGAGGAAAACCATACGTTGTAAACCTGGTTGACACTCCCGGTCATGTGGATTTTACCGGTAAGGTGACTAGGGCTTTAAGGGCGATTGACGGCGCCGTGGTTGTGGTGGATGCTGTTGAAGAGGTTATGGTGCAAACTGAAACCGTGACGCGTCAGGCCCTTGAAGAGAGGGTGCGGCCTGTCCTCTTCATCAACAAAGTGGACCGCCTAATACGCGAGTTAAAGCTCACGCCAAGCGAGATTCAGGACAAGTTTATGCGAATAATCCGAGACTTTAACAGCCTTATAGAGGTTTACGGCGAGCCGGAGTTTAAGGATAAGTGGAAGGTTGACCCCCAGAAGGAGACGGTGGCTTTCGGCTCTGCCCTACACCGTTGGGGCTTCACGCTAAAAATTGCCAAGGAAAAGGGTTTGAAATTCAGCGACATAATAGAAGCCTACGGTAGGGGTGAACACCAAAAGCTTGCGGAGCTTATTCCGCTGCATAACGCCATTCTGGACATGGTTGTAAAAAACATTCCAAACCCGGTTGAGGCGCAGAGGTATAGGCTTCCAAGGATATGGCGGGGCGACTTGGACTCCGAAATTGGGAGGGCCATGCTAAACTGCGACGACAATGGGCCGACAGTCATGTGCATTACAATGGCGCAGATGGACCCCCATGCTGGTCTTGTAGCAACAGGGAGGCTTTTCTCCGGCACAGTTAAGGAGGGGGACCATGTATATCTTGTGGGCGCCCGCAAAGACTACCGTATACAGCAAGTCTCCATGTACATGGGTGCCTTCCGAGAGGTTGTGGATAGGATAACGGCAGGCAACATTGCAGCACTTTTGGGCTTAGACTTGGCTAGGGCTGGCGAAACCCTTGTAGACATAGCTCACAAGGACGTCATGGTACCCTTTGAGCGCATCAAATACGTTTCAGAACCCGTTATAACCATAGCCGTTGAACCCAAACATCCAAAGGACTTGCCACGCCTCGTGGACGCCATGAACAGGCTCTCCATAGAAGACCCAAACCTTGTGACAACCATAAACAAGGAGACCGGCGAGTATCTGCTCAGCGGCATGGGCGAACTTCACCTCGAAATCGCTGTGAAGTTTCTGCGGGATTACGGCGGAGGCTTAGAGGTCATAACTTCAAAACCCATAGTTGTGTATCGTGAAAGCGTTTCCGGAAAAGGCGCAATAGCCATGGCTAAAAGCCCCAACAAGCACAACAGGTTCTGGGTTCAGGTTGAACCCCTAGAGGAGAAGGTTATAGCCCTCATAGAGAGGGGCGAAATAACCGAGGATGTGGGGCGGAAACAGATTGGGAACATCCTTTTCAAGGAGGCTGGCTGGCCGGCTGAGGAGGCAAGGAATGTTTGGGCCATTGACGAGCACCGCAACATATTCATAGACACCACAAAAGGCGTGCAGTACCTCCAGGAGGCTAGGGAAATGATAATAGCTGGCTTCAGATGGGCGTGTAGGGCTGGACCATTATGCGAGGAGCCCATAAGGGGAATCAAAGTTAAGCTTGTGGATGCTCAGCTTCATGAGGATCCGGTGCACCGTGGACCAGCCCAAATAATGCCGGCCATCCGCAGAGCCATATTGGGCTCGTTTTTGACGGCTAAACCTGTTCTTCTTGAGCCGGTCTACCGAATTGGGGTTTCGGTTCCAGCCCAGTGGGTTGGCGACTGCATAGATATAATAACCAGAAAGCGTGGCAAGATTTTGGCTTCAGAACAGAAAGGAGTCTTAACCATGATTGAGGGCTTTATTCCAGTTGCGGAGACATTTGGCCTATCCGCTGAAATGCGCTCAGCTACTTCGGGGCATGCCTTCTGGCAGTGCACCTTCAGCCACTGGGAAAAGGTCCCGGAAAACATTGCCACGGAAGTTATTAGGCAAATTCGCGAACGCAAGGGCTTGCCTCCGGAAACGCCAACTCCAGACATGTTTATCGACAGAGAGTGA
- a CDS encoding DNA glycosylase, translating to MGKIVLAPYQPFDLDLTLCCGQVFRWEKIGEWWYGIVADKPFKVRQSGSTVEFENVDSDFVEEYFGLKDDLPSILTQIAKDRHVAEAVNTLKGLRILRQDPWECLVSYICATYKNIPAIKWMLFNLSKKFGEKTVFDNHVFYTFPTPQKLAKASLPELADCGLGYRAKYVMATAKHVADGKINIEGLRLETFEKARETLLALPGVGPKVADCVLLFSLEKLEAFPVDVWMKRAVIKYYANHFENEFVRRISLKKSLTRAEYEKLSSFGRRYFGGFAGYAQEYLFHFERLKCGKTQPK from the coding sequence ATGGGAAAAATTGTCTTGGCACCCTATCAGCCCTTCGATTTGGATTTAACCCTCTGCTGTGGACAAGTTTTCCGATGGGAAAAGATCGGCGAATGGTGGTACGGCATAGTCGCCGACAAACCCTTCAAAGTGAGGCAGAGCGGCAGCACCGTAGAGTTTGAAAATGTAGATTCCGACTTTGTGGAGGAGTATTTTGGGCTGAAAGACGACTTGCCCTCAATCCTAACACAAATAGCAAAGGACAGGCATGTAGCCGAGGCAGTTAACACCCTCAAAGGATTGAGGATCCTACGCCAAGACCCTTGGGAGTGCCTTGTATCCTACATCTGCGCCACATACAAGAACATACCCGCCATAAAATGGATGCTCTTCAACCTATCCAAAAAATTCGGAGAAAAAACAGTCTTCGACAATCACGTATTCTACACGTTTCCCACACCCCAGAAGCTCGCAAAGGCAAGTCTCCCGGAACTTGCCGACTGCGGTTTAGGCTATAGAGCCAAATATGTAATGGCGACAGCCAAGCATGTTGCAGACGGCAAAATCAACATTGAAGGGCTGAGACTGGAAACCTTTGAAAAAGCCAGAGAAACGCTGCTCGCCTTGCCGGGCGTCGGCCCTAAGGTGGCTGACTGTGTTTTGCTATTCTCCCTCGAAAAGCTTGAAGCCTTTCCAGTGGACGTTTGGATGAAACGCGCGGTCATAAAATATTATGCAAACCACTTTGAAAATGAATTTGTACGGAGGATTTCGCTCAAAAAGTCGTTGACAAGGGCGGAATACGAGAAGCTCAGCTCTTTTGGGCGAAGATATTTTGGAGGTTTTGCCGGCTACGCCCAAGAGTACCTTTTTCACTTTGAAAGGCTGAAATGTGGGAAAACTCAGCCTAAATGA
- a CDS encoding thioredoxin family protein, translating to MEGFSSKAPELKVFTLPTCSSCHVAKQIALEVARKLGLAYREIDMNTREGLEEGKAHQVMSVPSIALNDEVIVIGRLLSKEKLEEEVQKRLAKWHARALSERTAQTKQES from the coding sequence ATGGAAGGCTTCAGCTCCAAAGCTCCAGAACTTAAAGTTTTCACTCTGCCAACATGTTCAAGCTGCCATGTCGCTAAGCAGATCGCCCTAGAAGTTGCCCGGAAACTCGGCTTAGCCTACCGGGAAATAGACATGAATACGAGGGAGGGACTGGAAGAGGGAAAAGCCCATCAGGTTATGAGCGTTCCAAGCATAGCTCTGAACGATGAGGTTATCGTTATAGGGCGACTGCTTTCAAAGGAGAAGCTTGAGGAAGAGGTGCAAAAGAGACTGGCGAAGTGGCATGCCAGAGCCCTCTCGGAAAGGACAGCCCAAACCAAGCAGGAGAGCTGA
- a CDS encoding GNAT family N-acetyltransferase, whose translation MNVEDRHGVESLLVDMMKEAIRAFHRRLLVVYGEEALDVLAYIVLRHQNLKGEENERVIFVYNEGDDAAASTYKGLVQRLETASYPLGNIRCYTYDDTHKIMGTTNDILILEMSKGARPNDLGRLIETVRGGGLAILYNLDLKADKPWNTSTHKKLASPPYTESDLRNRFEKFFVKKILGHPCTWILENWRVVKGELLNPPKSIREKPIPPRRSRIPQAIFRLALTREQMEALEAFEFLDIKRKGLIILISNRGRGKSALLGLGAAALLNLDFERVIVTAPACEEVQTVFEMAERALSSMDMRVKRERVNDLVYRLTCKKGVLEFMPPYRTIGEMADAVLVDEAGGIHVSLLFRIAEKFPKTVFASTVHGYEGAGRGFSLRFLKSIEKLEDVKPFIIELKEPIRYAPEDPVEKWLYDALLLNAEPAELEGEQIRPEECRYEEPNLDLWFERDEERLRQFIGIYVLAHYRNRPDDLLILGDAPHHSARAVFSPSGKILVALQVDEEGRMSDELVEQVLKGKPPSGHLIPSCIVKYNPQHVAFSKLRGLRVVRIAVHPELMGKGLGSLTLKKLCEEAEHEGFDWVGASFGANPELVDFWLKNGFVPVHISPMRNVASGEFSVIVVKPLTEDVQSMVRELHREFKLRLLDALPDTYFNIEPQVAARLLKGQGWTSREAFPLSESQRGRLLQYSEGTLAYEGACDAVKQLLKTHFMSSGEARLDVDVDAEAKLIARCLQARSWGHVARAFKISSTSLKAEVRSHIAKMATFYNI comes from the coding sequence GTGAATGTTGAGGATAGGCATGGCGTCGAAAGCTTGCTCGTGGACATGATGAAGGAGGCCATTAGGGCCTTCCATAGAAGGCTTTTAGTCGTTTATGGCGAAGAGGCTTTAGATGTGCTGGCCTACATTGTTTTACGGCATCAAAACCTCAAAGGCGAGGAAAACGAAAGGGTGATTTTTGTATATAACGAGGGGGATGACGCAGCAGCCTCAACGTATAAGGGGTTAGTTCAGAGACTTGAGACCGCTAGTTATCCACTGGGCAACATCAGATGCTATACGTATGATGACACCCACAAAATCATGGGAACAACCAATGACATACTGATATTGGAAATGTCGAAGGGCGCAAGACCCAATGACCTTGGAAGGCTAATAGAAACCGTTAGAGGCGGCGGACTGGCGATCCTCTACAACCTTGATTTAAAGGCGGATAAGCCTTGGAACACAAGCACCCATAAGAAGCTTGCATCGCCGCCCTACACTGAAAGCGACCTAAGAAACAGATTTGAAAAGTTCTTTGTTAAGAAGATCCTTGGGCATCCATGCACGTGGATTCTTGAAAACTGGAGGGTTGTTAAGGGGGAACTTTTAAACCCGCCGAAAAGTATTAGAGAGAAGCCCATTCCGCCAAGAAGGAGCAGAATTCCCCAGGCAATTTTTAGGCTCGCTTTAACTCGAGAGCAGATGGAAGCCCTAGAAGCCTTCGAATTTCTCGACATTAAGAGGAAGGGATTAATCATCCTGATTTCAAACAGAGGGAGAGGAAAATCCGCACTTCTGGGGCTTGGAGCAGCAGCCCTCCTCAATTTAGACTTTGAAAGGGTCATCGTCACAGCTCCAGCATGCGAAGAGGTCCAAACAGTTTTTGAGATGGCTGAACGGGCCCTCTCATCCATGGACATGAGGGTTAAACGTGAACGTGTAAACGATTTGGTTTATAGGCTTACATGTAAGAAAGGCGTCTTGGAGTTTATGCCACCCTACAGGACTATTGGCGAGATGGCGGACGCTGTTCTTGTGGATGAGGCTGGTGGAATTCATGTTTCCCTACTTTTTAGGATAGCTGAAAAATTCCCGAAAACCGTTTTCGCCTCCACGGTGCATGGTTACGAGGGTGCTGGTAGAGGTTTCTCCCTAAGATTTTTGAAGTCCATTGAGAAGCTTGAAGATGTTAAGCCCTTTATTATTGAGCTTAAAGAGCCTATTAGGTATGCTCCTGAAGATCCCGTTGAAAAGTGGCTTTACGACGCCCTGCTTTTGAATGCTGAGCCAGCTGAGCTTGAAGGCGAACAAATACGCCCTGAAGAGTGCCGATATGAGGAGCCAAACTTAGACCTTTGGTTTGAAAGGGATGAGGAGCGCCTCCGCCAGTTTATAGGCATATACGTGCTGGCCCATTACCGGAACAGGCCTGACGACCTGCTCATCCTTGGGGATGCGCCGCACCATTCAGCCCGGGCTGTTTTCTCTCCTTCAGGCAAGATTTTGGTGGCCTTGCAGGTGGATGAGGAGGGGCGGATGAGCGATGAGCTTGTGGAGCAGGTTTTAAAGGGTAAGCCTCCATCGGGCCACCTTATACCATCGTGTATTGTGAAGTATAATCCGCAGCATGTTGCCTTCTCAAAACTTAGGGGTTTGAGGGTTGTCAGGATTGCTGTTCACCCAGAGCTTATGGGCAAGGGTTTGGGAAGCCTGACTTTAAAGAAGCTTTGCGAAGAGGCTGAACATGAGGGTTTTGATTGGGTTGGAGCTAGTTTTGGCGCTAATCCGGAGCTTGTGGATTTCTGGCTTAAAAACGGTTTTGTGCCTGTTCACATAAGCCCAATGCGGAACGTGGCCTCTGGAGAGTTCAGCGTTATAGTTGTTAAGCCCTTAACTGAAGACGTGCAGAGTATGGTGAGGGAGCTCCATAGGGAGTTTAAGCTAAGGCTTTTGGATGCTCTGCCTGACACATACTTTAACATTGAACCCCAAGTGGCGGCGAGGCTTCTTAAGGGGCAAGGTTGGACAAGCCGTGAGGCTTTTCCGCTTTCCGAGTCCCAGAGGGGCAGGCTTCTCCAGTATTCTGAGGGAACTCTTGCCTATGAGGGGGCATGCGACGCTGTGAAGCAGCTTTTGAAGACTCATTTCATGAGTTCCGGAGAGGCTCGACTAGACGTGGACGTGGATGCTGAGGCTAAACTCATTGCAAGATGTCTCCAAGCCCGTTCTTGGGGTCATGTGGCGAGAGCCTTCAAGATCTCATCAACCAGCCTTAAGGCTGAAGTGCGCTCTCACATAGCTAAAATGGCAACCTTCTACAACATTTAG